Below is a genomic region from Desulfurobacterium atlanticum.
CGTGGTATAGGTTTATATTTAGCTGCATGGTTGTCCTCCTGGTAGTGGTTTTGGTTTTCTGAAAATTTGAATGTTTAGTGCTCTTAATATTTTAACTACCAGGTGGGCAGCCTTTTTCCTTTGGTGTGGGTGGGGAGTATGTGTATACCTATGCAGGGGTAAAGGCTTAAAATGCCTTTACATTTTCTTTGTTTTATGGTATTGTTTTCCCATATGCGGGAGGATTATTGATGAAAAGATGGTTAATTGTTTTTGCACTGATGGTTGTTCCCGCAACGGCAAGAGCGGATCTTTATGTTGTTAAAAAGGGAGATTCTCTATATAAAATTGCTAAAAAATTTCATACTACTGTAAAAACCATAAGAAGACTTAATGGATTAAGAGGGAATATATTAAGACCGGGACAGAGGCTTATAGTACCTGGAAGAAGCAGGTTTGCTAAACCAAAAAGAAGTGTTGCTACTATAAATTTGTTAGAAGAGAAAGCTCAGCTTATAGAAAGCGATAAAAATGATGCGCTTAATACACTTCAGGAACTTAGCTCAAAAGATGTTTCTATTCTTAGTAGCATCGTAGAATCGGAATCTTCTTTTTTATCTGATGCAATTTCCACTCCTTTAGGGGTCCCTTATGATAATTGGAGTCTTTCTATACTTAATCTCCCCGAATATAAGAGTTCTCTTTTGAAGATTTTAGCTAATATATTTAAAGAGTATAAAAATACGCCATATGTTTTTGGTTATAATGCTCCTGGGAGAGGTCTTGATTGTTCCTCATTTACAATGAGAGTTTACAGGAAGCTTGGTATAAAACTTCCCAGGACTGCCCGGGGGCAGTTTAATGTGGGAGTTCCTGTTTCTAAAGAAGATTTGAAGGTAGGAGACCTTGTGTTTTTTAGAACTTACGCCCGTTTTCCTTCTCATGTTGGCATTTATATAGGTGATGGTAAGTTTGTTCATTTTTCTTCCATGTACCATGGTCTTTCTATATCTTCGTTAGACAGTAGATATTTTAGACGAAGATATATAGGAGCTAAAAGAGTTTTAACAGAGAAAAAGATTAGAGAGGTTGTAGCGAAATTGCAACGATAAATTTCTTTTAGAATAAAAACAACAAATAACAAAGAGAAAGGAGGTAAGCGATGAACACAAGACAGCTCTTAAAAGTATCAGTTTTGACAGTATTAGCGTCATTTTCTTTCGCTGTAAGTGGAAATGCAAAAGTAAATGTTTCTCCTGATGATTATAAAGTAGTACTTTCTCTTCAAAAAGTAATAGAAGCTGTGGCTGAAGAGGTAAGACCTGCTGTTGTTGATATCACTTCTGTGACAACGGTGAAGTTTCAGCATCCTGCAATACCGCCTGAGTTTAAAGATTTCTTCAGGGAATTTGGATTTCCTATGCCACAGTTTCCTGATGTTCCTCAAGAGTTTGAGAAGAAGTCTCTTGGTTCAGGATTTATTGTAAAAGTTAAGGACGGATGGGCTTACATTTTGACAAACAATCACGTTGTAGATAAAGCTAAAAAAATAAAAGTGAAACTTTATAACGGTGATATTTATACTGCTAAAGTGGTTGGAAAGGACCCTAAAACAGATGTTGCACTTATAAAGATAAAGGTTGGAAATAAGAAAGTTCCAGTAGTAAGGCTTGGAGATTCTGATAAGATTAAGATAGGAGAATTTGTAATAGCTATAGGTAATCCTTACAGGCTTGACGGGTCTGTAACTCATGGAATAATCTCTGCCAAGGGAAGGCATGGTCTAGGGCTTAACCCTATTGAGAACTTTATTCAGACAGATGCAGCTATAAATCCAGGTAACAGTGGAGGACCGCTGTGTGATATTTACGGCAGGGTTATCGGCATAAACACTGCTATTGTCAGAAATGCCCAGGGTCTTGGTTTTGCTGTTCCCATAAATATTGCAAAGAAAGTCATGAACGACCTTTTGAAATATGGAAAGGTTATCAGAGGATGGCTTGGGGTTTACATTGAAAATGTTTCTCCTGATGTAGCTTCCAAATTTGGAATAAAGCGTGGAGTTATGGTTACAAAAGTGATGAAGGGAAGTCCTGCAGATAAAGGAGGATTGAGGAGTGGAGATATAATAGTTTCTTATAATGGTAAACCTGTTAAAGGGGTTTCTGATTTACAACTGAAGGTTATAAATACGAAACCTGGTGAAAAAGTAAAGATAGAGATTATAAGGGATGGTAAAAGAAAAGTGCTTACAGTTAAGATAGGACAGATGCCTCAGCAGGAAATGGTTGCAAGTGCTCTTTCAACTCTTGGACTTTCAGTTCAAAAGCTTACACCTGAATTGAAAGAAAAATTTGGAGTACCGAAAGGAATTTCAGGGCTTGTGGTAACTGATGTTAAGCCAGGAACACCTGCTGACGATGCAGGACTTAAAGTGGGGGATATTATAATAAGTGCTGGAACAGAGCCTCAAAATCTGAAACCTGTTAAAGATGTTGATGAATTTGCCAAGCTTGTAGAGAAAGCAAAAGATAAAGGGGTTCTTCTAAAAGTTTACAGGAACGGATTTTCATTCTTTGTTGTTTTAAAGGTTGAAGAGTAATTTTAAAATCGGTGTGTAGGGGATATTCTCCCCTGCACTTTTATATTGGGGGAGTTACTGGCAAAATAGGGAGAATTTGGATAAAATTCCCTTTCACACTTTTAACCTCTTGTTAGGAGAGTTAGCCATGACAGAAAAAGATTTCACTTTTAATGAAGATGAGTTTCTTATTAATGATATAGGGGGATTGGAGAGCGGGCTTGATTCAGCGGACGAAGGGATAGCTTCTATAGATGATTCGGTTATTTTAAATTCGGAAATAGATCCTTCTCTTATAGAGTCTTTTGTTCCGGATAAAGATTCCCTT
It encodes:
- a CDS encoding DegQ family serine endoprotease, with amino-acid sequence MNTRQLLKVSVLTVLASFSFAVSGNAKVNVSPDDYKVVLSLQKVIEAVAEEVRPAVVDITSVTTVKFQHPAIPPEFKDFFREFGFPMPQFPDVPQEFEKKSLGSGFIVKVKDGWAYILTNNHVVDKAKKIKVKLYNGDIYTAKVVGKDPKTDVALIKIKVGNKKVPVVRLGDSDKIKIGEFVIAIGNPYRLDGSVTHGIISAKGRHGLGLNPIENFIQTDAAINPGNSGGPLCDIYGRVIGINTAIVRNAQGLGFAVPINIAKKVMNDLLKYGKVIRGWLGVYIENVSPDVASKFGIKRGVMVTKVMKGSPADKGGLRSGDIIVSYNGKPVKGVSDLQLKVINTKPGEKVKIEIIRDGKRKVLTVKIGQMPQQEMVASALSTLGLSVQKLTPELKEKFGVPKGISGLVVTDVKPGTPADDAGLKVGDIIISAGTEPQNLKPVKDVDEFAKLVEKAKDKGVLLKVYRNGFSFFVVLKVEE
- a CDS encoding C40 family peptidase — encoded protein: MKRWLIVFALMVVPATARADLYVVKKGDSLYKIAKKFHTTVKTIRRLNGLRGNILRPGQRLIVPGRSRFAKPKRSVATINLLEEKAQLIESDKNDALNTLQELSSKDVSILSSIVESESSFLSDAISTPLGVPYDNWSLSILNLPEYKSSLLKILANIFKEYKNTPYVFGYNAPGRGLDCSSFTMRVYRKLGIKLPRTARGQFNVGVPVSKEDLKVGDLVFFRTYARFPSHVGIYIGDGKFVHFSSMYHGLSISSLDSRYFRRRYIGAKRVLTEKKIREVVAKLQR